In Leopardus geoffroyi isolate Oge1 chromosome D1, O.geoffroyi_Oge1_pat1.0, whole genome shotgun sequence, a single window of DNA contains:
- the LOC123602676 gene encoding olfactory receptor 8K3-like, producing MAWMNQPNQTVLTEFILMGITDRPGLQAPFFGLFLIIYVISVVGNLGMIILTKVDSRLQTPMYFFLRHLAFIDLGYSTAVGPKMLVNFIANQNTIPYNWCATQLAFFILFIISELFILSAMAYDRYVAICRPLLYTVIMSQKVCWVLVAVPYVYSAFLSLITTIKIFMSSFCDHNIIKHFYCDSLPLLTLLCSSTCDIELIILIFSAFNLVSSLLIVLVSYILILMAILRMNSAQGRHKAFSTCGSHLTVVVVLYATLFFMYVQPKSSHSFDTDKIASAFYTLIIPMLNPMIYSLRNKEVKGALRRIWKNLHKLPV from the coding sequence ATGGCCTGGATGAACCAACCAAATCAAACAGTGCTAACAGAATTCATCCTAATGGGAATCACAGACCGGCCAGGGTTGCAGGCTCCTTTCTTTGGACTCTTCCTCATCATCTATGTGATCTCAGTGGTGGGCAACCTGGGCATGATCATCCTCACCAAGGTGGACTCCAGGCTACAaacacccatgtacttcttcctcagaCACCTGGCTTTCATTGATCTTGGTTATTCAACAGCTGTGGGGCCCAAAATGTTAGTCAATTTCATAGCTAATCAAAACACAATCCCCTATAACTGGTGCGCCACACAGCTGGCTTTCTTCATCTTGTTCATCATCAGCGAGCTTTTCATTCTGTCAGcaatggcctatgaccgctatgtggccatctgtcgTCCTCTGCTTTATACAGTTATTATGTCACAAAAGGTGTGCTGGGTGCTGGTGGCTGTCCCCTATGTCTACAgtgcctttctttctctgataACCACCATAAAGATTTTTATGTCATCCTTTTGTGACCATAACATCATTAAACACTTTTACTGTGACAGTCTTCCCTTGTTAACTTTGCTGTGTTCTAGCACATGTGACATTGAGTTGATAATACTGATCTTTTCAGCATTTAATTTGGTGTCATCTCTTCTGATAGTGCTTGTCTCCTACATCCTGATCCTGATGGCCATCCTCAGGATGAATTCTGCACAAGGCAGGCAcaaggccttctccacctgtggATCCCACCTGACAGTGGTCGTTGTATTATATGCCACTCTCTTCTTTATGTATGTGCAGCCCAAATCCAGTCATTCCTTTGATACTGATAAAATTGCGTCTGCATTTTACACGTTGATAATACCTATGTTGAATCCCATGATCTACAGCTTGAGgaacaaagaggtaaaaggtgCCTTGCGTAGGATATGGAAAAATCTGCACAAACTGCCTGTGTAG
- the LOC123600523 gene encoding olfactory receptor 8K3-like — protein sequence MSAKCQGSNSLKLRKFRWENQNSKLYELKTPLFGLLLTVYVIAVVNNLGLIIPTKIDSRLQTPMYFFLRHLAFTDLGYSTAVGPKMLVNFAVDQHTISFNGCATQLTFFSIFIVSEIFILSAMACDRYVAICNPLLYTAVMSQRLCQVSVAIPYLYSVSLSLLTIMKMFLSSFDDCNVIRHFHWDSLPLIPLFCSSTHESRLIILIFSAFNLVSSLLIVLVSYILIFVAIFRMNSAEGRHKAFSTCGSHLAVIALFYGTLFFMYVQPKSTLSFDTDNMAALFYTLVIPMLNPMIYSLRNKEVKNALRRTWRKCANIDILQRYCRFGSSPPQ from the exons ATGTCTGCTAAGTGCCAAGGAAGTAATAGTTTAAAACTCCGTAAATTTCGATGGGAAAATC aGAACTCAAAACTCTATGAGCTAAAGACTCCATTATTTGGACTACTCCTCACTGTTTATGTGATCGCAGTAGTGAATAACCTGGGTTTGATCATCCCCACCAAGATAGACTCTAGGCTACAaacacccatgtacttcttcctcagaCACCTGGCTTTCACTGATCTTGGTTATTCAACAGCTGTGGGACCCAAAATGCTGGTAAATTTTGCTGTAGATCAACATACAATCTCCTTTAATGGGTGTGCCACCCAACTcacttttttcagtatttttatcgTTAGTGAAATTTTCATTCTGTCGGCAATGGCCTgtgaccgctatgtggccatttGTAACCCTCTGCTCTACACAGCTGTTATGTCACAAAGATTATGTCAGGTGTCGGTGGCAATACCTTACCTCTATAGTGTCTCTTTGTCTTTGCTGACCATCATGAAAATGTTCCTTTCATCATTTGATGACTGTAATGTCATCAGGCATTTCCACTGGGACAGTCTACCATTGATACCTTTGTTCTGCTCAAGCACCCATGAAAGTAGATTGATAATTCTgatcttttctgcttttaatcTGGTGTCATCTCTTCTCATAGTCCTTGTGTCTTAcattctaatctttgttgccATCTTCAGGATGAACTCTGCAGAAGGCAGGCACAAGGCTTTCTCCACCTGTGGATCCCATCTGGCAGTGATTGCCTTATTCTATGGCACTCTATTCTTTATGTATGTGCAGCCGAAATCTACTCTTTCCTTTGATACTGATAATATGGCCGCCTTATTTTACACGTTGGTTATACCCATGCTGAATCCAATGATCTACAGCTTGAggaacaaagaggtgaaaaatgccCTACGAAGAACTTGGAGAAAGTGTGCAAATATAGACATACttcagagatattgcaggtttggttccagtcCACCACAATGA
- the LOC123602675 gene encoding olfactory receptor 8J2-like: MAPENLTSVTEFILTGVSDRPELQIPLFFVFLVIYGLTVAGNLGIITLTSVDSQLQTPMYFFLRHLAIINLGDSTVIAPKMLVNFLASKKTISYYGCAAQLGGFLVFIVAEIFMLAAMAYDRYVAICNPLLYMVMVSPQICLLLVSLTYLYSLTTALTVTSCVFSVSYCSSNVINHFYCDNVPLLALSCSNTHIPETVVFTSAGINLFFSMIIVLISYFNIVLAILRIRSSEGRQKAFSTCASHMMAVTVFYGTLLFMYLQPRSNHSLDTDKMASVFYTLVIPMLNPLIYSLRNKDVKDALKSFLNKPCQSFKFM, translated from the coding sequence ATGGCCCCAGAGAATCTTACCTCAGTGACTGAGTTCATTCTCACGGGAGTCTCAGACCGCCCAGAGCTCCAGATTCcactcttctttgttttcctggtgATCTATGGGTTGACCGTGGCAGGGAACCTGGGCATCATCACCCTCACCAGTGTGGACTCTCAGCTTCaaacccccatgtacttcttcctcaggCACTTGGCTATCATCAATCTTGGCGATTCTACTGTCATTGCCCCGAAAATGCTGGTTAACTTCTTGGCTTCAAAGAAAACCATATCTTACTATGGATGTGCAGCCCAACTGGGTGGGTTCTTAGTCTTTATTGTGGCTGAGATTTTCATGCTAGCTGcaatggcctatgaccgctatgtggcTATTTGCAACCCCCTGCTCTACATGGTGATGGTATCTCCACAGATCTGTCTGCTGCTGGTATCCCTCACATACCTCTACAGTCTGACCACAGCACTGACCGTCACCTCCTGTGTGTTCTCTGTGTCATACTGCTCTTCTAATGTAATCAACCATTTTTACTGTGATAATGTCCCCTTGTTGGCATTGTCCTGTTCCAATACCCACATTCCAGAAACAGTAGTGTTTACCTCTGCAGGGatcaatttgtttttctctatgaTTATTGTTCTAATTTCCTATTTCAACATCGTCCTTGCCATTTTGAGGATACGTTCTTCAGAGGGTCGACAAAAAGCCTTTTCCACCTGTGCCTCCCACATGATGGCTGTCACTGTGTTCTACGGGACCCTTCTCTTCATGTATTTGCAACCAAGGAGCAACCACTCATTGGATACTGATAAAATGGCCTCTGTCTTCTACACCCTGGTCATACCCATGCTGAATCCCCTCATTTACAGCCTAAGGAACAAGGATGTGAAGGATGCATTGAAGAGTTTCCTAAATAAGCCATGTCAGTCTTTCAAattcatgtaa